CCGCCGATCCCGAGGCCGCCCGGGAGGACACCGCCAAGTCCCTCGCGGACACCCCGGGCGCGCTGGACTCGCCGTACGGGCGGGCCTGGCTGGCCGATCCGGCGCGGATGGTGCGGGAGCTGGCGGACGCCATGGAGGAGGCCTGGCACCGGCTCATCGAACCGGACTGGCCCCGGCTGCGCGCCCTGCTGGAGGCCGACGTGGCGTTCCACTCACGGCGGCTGGCCGAGGTGGGGCTGGGCGGTCTGCTGCCGGAGATCAACCGGCGGTGCGGCTGGGACGCGGGGACGCTGACGGTCGAGAGCAACGGTCGGCACGAGCGGCGGCTCGCCGGGCAGGGGCTCGTGCTCATGCCCAGCGTCTTCGTCTGGCCGGACGTGGTCAGCGCCTTCGATCCGCCGTGGCAGCCGATGCTCGTGTATCCGGCGCGCGGCATCGGCGGCCTGTGGACGGAGCCCGCCGACCGTACGCCGGACGCGCTGGTACGACTCCTCGGGCGGGGCCGGGCAGCGGTCCTGACCGCCCTCGACGAACCCGCCACCACCACGGCACTGGCCCACCGCCTGGGCCTGGCCCCGTCGTCGGTGTCGGCCCATCTGACGGTCCTGCGCGAGGCTGGCCTCCTGACCTCACGGAGATACGCCCACCAGGTCCTCTACGAACGAACCCCACTGGGAATCGCCCTCAGTACAACGCCGTGAAAAAGGGGGCGCGGGGAACTGCGCGAACAAGCCCCACGGACCCGCACCCGACACACAACCCTCCGACCCGAGCTCCTAGTCGGAATCAAACCCACCCCACATGTAACGATGGGTTACATATCGTCGCTAAACGCCCACCCTCGCGCAAGGGAGCAGCATGTCCCGGCTGACCCACACCCTCGCCGCCCTCACCCTCTTCGCTCTCACCGCCGGCTGCTCATCCGCCTCCGTGGACGAGGCCTCCGTAGCCGCCGCGGCCAGCGCGAACGCGAGCCCGGACCCGGACTCGCCCTTCTGGGTCGACCCGGCCGGACCCGCCGCCGAGCAGATCGAGCTGTGGCGGCGCGAGGGGCGTACGGCGGACGCGGCGCTGCTGCGGAAGATCGCCGACCAGCCCGCCGCGCTGTGGCCGGCCGGGGAGATCGACCCCGGCCCCACCGTGCGGGCGGCGACCTCGGCGGCGAAGGCCGAGGACCGTACGGCGCTCTTCGTGGCGTACAACATCCCGCACCGGGACTGCGGTCAGCACTCGGCGGGCGGAGCCGCGGACGCGGACACCTACCGGGACTGGATCGGCAGGTTCGCTCAGGCGCTCGGCGACGCCAAGGCGCTGGTGGTGCTGGAGCCCGACGCCGTCGCGCACATCGTGGACGGCTGCACGCCCGGCGAGTACCACGCCGAGCGGGAGCGGCTGCTGGGCGAGGCGATCGACCGGCTCAAGCAGCAGCCGAACACCAAGGTGTACCTGGACGCGGGCAACCCGTCCTGGATCCGGGACCCGGAAAAGCTGGTCGAGCCGCTGAAGCGGGCCGGGCTGGAGACCGCGGACGGGTTCTCGCTCAACGTCTCCAACTTCCAGACCGACGCCGTCACCAAGAAGTACGGCCTCCGGCTGTCCCAGGACCTCGGCGGCAAGCACTTCGTCATCGACTCCAGCCGCAACGGCAACGGGCCGCTGCCGGGCGCCTGGTGCAACCCGCCCGGCAGGGCCCTGGGCACCCGGCCGACCACGAGGACCGACGAGCCCGCCCTCGACGCCTATCTGTGGGTGAAGCGGCCCGGCGAGTCGGACGGCACCTGCGAGGGCGGTCCGGCCGCCGGACAGTGGTGGCCGGAGTACGCCCTGGGCCTCGCCCGCAACGCCCAGGGCTCGTAGGTCACTTCACCTGGATCCACTTCGCCTCCGACGGCGTGCCGTCCGCGTCCGTCACGAACAGCATGTACCAGCCGGGCGGGACGAGGCTCGGGTCCTTCGGCACCTCGACCGTCACCGAGTGGGCGTCCTTGGTCAGGCCCAGTTCGATGGAGCGCTGCTCGACGTCGGTGGTGTGGGTGACCGCGCTCGGCCGCATGAGCCGGGCCTTGACGATCCGGTCGGGGTGGTCGGTGCGGTAGGTCGCGCGGTGGTTCTCGCCGAGGACCTCCGTGCCGCCCCGCAGTACGGGCCGGTCGGCGCCGCCCCGGTGCAGGGCGGGCGGCGTGAAGACCTCCATGCGCTGCTCGAAGTGACCGAGCTTGGTGTTCTGCTGGTCGTCGAAGAGCGGGTCGGAGCCGAAGGTGGCGACCCTGCCGTCGGGCAGCAGCAGCGCCTCGGAGTGGTAGTTGCGGCCGACCGTCGGGGACGCCGCCTCATGGAAGACGTTGTCCTTGGGGTCGTAGAACTGCGCCTTGAGGATGTTGCTGGCACTGCGACCGCGGTAGTCCTCGGAGCCGTTCGAGGTGAAGACGGTGTCGTCCGGCATGATCACGCTGTTCAGGTAGCGCGTGCCCTGGGGGAGGTTGGGGCCGTCCTTGAAGACGGGGTTCTCCTCCTTGAGGTCGACGACCGCGGTGCGCGGGGTCGACTTCTTGGACTCGCCGACGCCTCCGCCGCCGAGGATCATCACCTTCTGGTCCTGCGCGGGCGGCAGCAGCAGGGAGGCCGAGGTCTCGGTCTCGTCGGCGTCGCGCAGGCCCGGGATCTTCTCGAAGGTGTTGGTCTTCAGATCCCACAGGCCCGGCTCGCGGCCCTTGTCGGCGGGCCCGTAACCGGCGTTGGAGGCCGGGTAGAAGAGCTTGCCGCCCTTGGTGAGGAAGAGCGCGGGGTAGGTGGGGAAGTACCGCTTGGGGCCGCGGGACCACTTCTTGGTCTTCGGGTCGTAAATCTCGTTGTCACCGGGGTCGATCACCCCGACGTCGTCCAGTCCGGAGACGGCGAGGACCCGGCCGTCGTCCAGGCCGACGAGGGTGGGGTACCAACGGGCCTTGTCCATCGGGTCGACGGGGATGTACCGCTCGGCGACCGGGTCGAACTCGTAGGCGGCGCGGATGCCCTGGAAGTCCTGCTTGTCGAGGGTGATCTTCTCCGACAGGCCGTACGTGTTGGCCGCGTCCTTGCCCTTAAGGCCGACCACCTCGTACTGGGCCTGCTTCTCGGTGACCGACATCGGGCCCTTCTCCACAGCTTCCACGAAGACGCGGGCCTCGGAGGCCGTCACCTTCGTCTGCCAGGGCTGCATCACACCACGGGCGTTGTAGGTGACCTTGAACTTCTTCTTCGCCTTCGGGACGGTGACGTCGAACCTGGTGACGTACTCGACTCCGGCGGGCGAGCGGAAGCGGGTGCCCTTCTTCAGGACCATGGCCTTGTCGGGGTTCTCGTTCTTCACCCGCATTCCGCCGCCGGCCCGGTCGATCTCGCCGTCGAGGAGTTCGTAGCGGGCGGTGCCCCCGGCCACGAGCATGCGGCCGTCGGGGAGTTGGGCGTGGCCGGAGCAGAAGAAGTCGTCGGGTGTGGGGATCTTCTTGAAGGTGTCCGTCTTCGGGTCCCACAGGATCGTGTCGAAGGAGCCCTCGTCGAATTTCTTCTGCTCGTTGCCGGAGCCCGCGACGATCAGGACCTTGCCGGTGTGCAGGAGCGCCGCGTGGATGGCGTTGGTGCGGTACTGCTCCGGGATGTCGACCGTCGCCCAACTCCCGTACTTCGCCTGGTACTCCGGCTGCGCGATCTTGTACGCGTTGTACTGCTTCCCGGCGAAGTCCAGTGCGGCCGGGGCGTTGAGGCCGGCGAGGATGGCGATGCCGCCGATACCGAGAACGGTCTTCTTGGTCTTCTGGGACGGCTGGTAGGCCATGGCCTAGTTGCCTCCTGTCGTGGTGCTGGAGGTGGTGGCGAGGGCGGGCTCGCTGCCGTCGACGACCCGGGCGGAGGCGTGCAGCGACTGCCGCTCGCGGCGCTCCTTCAGCAGGGTGGCCGCCCAGACCCCCACCGGGGCCAGCGAGATGACCATCGCGAGGACCGCCCAGGTGCGCATGGCCACATGGGTGTGGTCGAGGACGACCGAGGCGGCCAGCGAGGTCCCGAGGAGGACCGCCCAGAAGAGATGGATGCGGAAGGTGAGGAGCCGGTCCGGGCTGGCGTCCCCGCCCTTGGGGGTGACGACGAAGCGGCTGGGGCGGCGGAGCAGGGCCGCGCCGAAGGACTTGAGGTAGATGGGCGCCGAGAGCGCCGACATCGCCATGCCCGCGAGGCCGCCCGAGCCCTCGGGTTCGTGCGGGGAGACGTTGTGGCGGCGGTTCCACAGGTAGAGGCCGATCTGGAGGGCGGCGGCGTCGCTGTAGAGCATCAGCCAGACAGAAGCGGCGACCTGGGTGCCGGACGCGCCGAACCAGAGGAAGAGGAAGCAGCTGAGGATGCCGAGGAACCAGTTGACGGCCGTCATCGGGTAGTAGACGAGCATCAGCGTGTACGAGAACAGCCGCCCGGGCGGCATCGTGAACGGCGCCTTCCAGTACTGCTTGAACAGCGTCTCGTACGTCCCCCTCGACCAGCGCATCTGCTGGGTGAAGAAGTCCGTCCAGGAGGCCGGCCCCTCGCCGACGGCGAGGACGTCCGGGGTGTAGACGGAACGCCAGTGGTGGCGGGTCTTCGGATTACGGTGCCGGTGCAGCTCGAAGCCGGTGGCCATGTCCTCGGTGATGGAGTCGTACAGCCCGCCGATCTGCTTGACGGCCGCGATCCGTACGACGTTGTTGGTGCCGACGAACATCGGTGCGCGGTAGCGGTTGCCGGCCCGCTGGATCAGCGCGTGGAAGAGGAACTGCTGCGACTCGGCGGCCTTGGTGACGGGGTGGTGGTAGTTGCCGTACACCTGCGGTCCGACGACGAAGGAGACGTCCGGGTCACGGAAGTAACCCATCATCCGCTCAAGGAAGTTGGGCAGCGGCACATGGTCGGTGTCGACCGAGGCGAAGAACTCGTACTCGGCGCCGTGCATGGCGATCCACGCGTTGTAGTTGCCGTGCTTGGTGCGGGCCTTGTGGACGCCCTTGGAGCGGTTCCACTCCGGGACGCCGTGGCGGGTGAAGTGCCGGACGCCGAGTTCCGCGCACAGGGCCCTCGCCTGTTCGTCGTCCCCTTCGTCGAGGAGCCAGACGTCGAGCGGGCCGGTGTGGGTGACCTTCGTGGCGCCTTCGAGGGTGGCGCGGACCATCGAGAGGGGTTCCTTGCCCGGGACGTACGTCGTGAGGAAGGCGACGCGGGTGCCGGGTTCGGGGGTGACGGGTACGGGGTCACGGGCGACGAGGGTCGCGTGGGCCACGGAGACCACGTTGACGACCATGAACAGCTCGATGAGCCCGATGGCTATGAGCATCGTGATGTCGAGCCAGACCATCCACGCGTCGCCGCCCTCGCGCTCGACCCAGTGGGTCGGCCAGACGAGGTACACGAGCAGGGCGCCGGTGAGCACCGGTGCGAGGGACATCAGCAGGATGGCGCGTATTCGGTGCGGCTCGCCGGAGAGGAGTGAGGTGTACTGCACCCGGTAGGACGTGCCGGACGGCTCCGTCAGCGGTCCGGCGAGTCGGCTGTAGGTGTCGTAGTCGTAGCCCTCCGGCCGCACAGCGCCCTCCAGTGATCGAAACATCCGTTATGCCCGATAGAGACACAAAAGTGGAGTTTCCTGGGTGTGTCGAACTGGGAGGGTCCAGCCGGGCGACCGTGGACTCAGAGGCGCGGGGCCCCGGTCACGGACATCACCAGCGAGTACAGCGAGGTGGTGGCGGCGATGAACAGACGGTTGTTCCGGGGCCCGCCGAAGGCGATGTTGGCGACCGGCTCGGGCACCCGCAGCCGGCCGATGAGGGTGCCGTCGGGGTCGTAGCAGTGGACCCCGTCGGCGAGCGCGGCGGCCCACAGGCGGCCCTCGTCGTCGAGCCGGATGTTGTCGAAGTGCACGCCGTCACGGGCCTCGGCGAAGACCTTCCCGCCGGAGAGCGTGCCGTCGTCGTGGACGTCGTACACGTGGATGCGCGCGGCGCGGGAGTCGGAGACGTACAGCCGCCGCTCGTCCGGGGACAGGATGACGCCGTTGGGCCCCTCGAACCCGTCGGCGGCGAGGTGCACCCGCCCGTCCACCGGGTCGATCCGGTAGACGTTGCAGGCGCCGATCTCGGACTCGGCGCGATGCCCCTCGTAGTCGCTGACGATGCCGAAGTCCGGGTCGGAGAACCAGATCGTGCCGTCGGAGCGGACGACGGAGTCGTTCGGCGAGTTGAGCCGCTTGCCGCTGTAGTGCGTGGCCAGGACGGTGACCGTCCCGTCGGCCTCGGTACGGGTGACCCTCCGATTGCCCTGCTCACACGTCACCAACCGCCCTTGCCGGTCGAGGGTGTTGCCGTTGCTGAACCCGGCCGGACTGCGGAACACCCCCACCGCTCCGGAGGCCTCGTCCCAGCGCAGGATGCGGTCGTTGGGGATGTCGCTCCAGATCAACTGCCGCCACGCGGGCAGATACAGCGGCCCCTCGGCCCAGCGGCAGTCGTCGTACAGCACCTCCAGCCTGCTGTCGCCGTTCGTGCAACGCCCGCTGCGGAAGCGGTCGTCCAGGATCTCGTACAGGCCGTCGGTGGACATGGGGTCCTCTCGGGTACAGGTGTTGCGGGTCAACGGCGGTTCGTGCGCCGCAGATGAAGTCGTACCGCACGCTGGGCCACCGGGCCCAGTTCCTCCAAGGCGGCCACCAGCACACCGAGTTGCTCCAGGGCGTCCAGCGCGGCCGTCGCGCCCGGCAGGTCCACGCCCTCGTACAGTTCGATGCCCACGAAGGACGCGGCGACCGCCCTCGCCAGGCCCGCCGGATCGGTGAACTCCTCGAAGGGGGTACCCGCGAGGACCCTGCGGAGGACCTTCTCGATCTCGGTGATCCAGGACTCGAGACCCGCAGCCGTGGCCGCCGCGAGGCTCTCATGGGTCTGGGCGCCGGCCAGGAGCTGGCCGAGGAGGGCGACATGGCCGCCGGAGCGCTCCTCCTCGTGGATCTGCCGTCCCACCACGAGGAGTTCGGAGAGCGAGCCCACCTGGTCGAAGCGGGGGCGGTAGCGGGCCACGGCCTGCTCGGCGCCGTACCGGCAGGCCGCCGCGAGGAGTTCGTCGACCGAGCCGAAGTGGTAGAAGACCAGGGCCTGGTTGACGCCCGCCGCCGAGGCGATCGTACGGGCCGACGCCTTGGCGATCCCCTGGTCGACGAGGGTCCGCAGCGCGCCTTCCAGCAGCTTGGTCTTCGTCTCCGCCGACTTCGCGGTCTCCGGGCTCACGCGCGCGACTCCTCGCGGACCGGGCGCAGGCCGGGTCGGACGCCGCAGGTGCGGATGTCGCTGTACGTCGCCTTGAAGGAGCCCTCGTAGCCGAAGAGGGGCCCGAAGTACTTGTTGACGACCCTGACCCGGATACGGAAGCGGCCCGTCACGTCGTCGTACGACTCGCGGACCTCGGCCGTCGCGCCGATCAGCTCGGGCACGCGGACGTCCACCACGCCCTCCCTGAACCGGTGTTCGCCGGAGCGGATGAGGAGCGAGCCGTCGGGCTCGGCGTGGAAGTGGAGGTCGGTGGCCAGGTGCTGGTGGGTGCCGAGGTAGTCGAGGACCCGGTCGCCTTGGGGTCCCAGGACCATCTGGGCGTCGAAGCGACGGGAGCGGCCGGGCAGGTCGAAGGTACGCACGAAGGTCACCGTCTCACGGCCGTAGGTGTCGGCGTACGGCACGTTCTCGATGACGAAGGGAATGTTCCGGCCGGTGCGCGGGACAAGGATGTTGCGGGTGGTGCCGAGCGCAAGAAACGGCTTCACCAAGGCCCCACCGTGCCAGATCCGATCCATGACACCCCGGCCCGTACAGGCCTCCCCACTCGCCAGACCCACCGAGAAGCGGCGCTGGAGCTGGGGGTGGAGGGCCTCGAAGGCCGGGCCCATCGCGGTACGGAAGATCGAGGTCGCGGCGGGCGACGCAAGGGAAGCGGGCTTTTCGGAGTGCACGGGAGGCATGGTCATCGCGGGGTCTCCTGGGTACGCAAGGGCGCGGTCGTCGCGGGATTTCTCGGGTGCGTGGGGGCGCGGTCGCCGGGGGTCTGTCCGGGGGGCAGGCGCGGTCGCCGGGGGTCCGTCCGGGGGAAGGCGCGGTCGCCGCGCCTGTCCGGGGGGAAGGCGCGGTCGCCGCGGGGTCTCTCGGGTGCACGGGAGGCGCGGTCGCCGCGGGCCGTCCCCGTGCGCGGCCGGCGCGGTCACTGCGGGGTCCGTCCGGTGCGACGGCACAATCGCCGCGAAATCCCTCCGGTGCGAAGAAGACACGATCGCCGCGGGCCCACCCCCGTGCGCGGCAGGCTTGGTCATCGCGGGCTCTCCAAAGTGCGCAGGAGCCGGGGTGCGTGGACGCGGCTCGGTGGGCGGCGCAGGCAGCGGCGGGCGGCCGGGGTGCCGGGCAGGGGCGGGGCGAGGAGGGCCAGGGCGAGGGCGACCAGGGCGAGCGCGGGCATCCAGTAGAAGAAGAGCGGCGCCAGCGGCCCGGTCAGGCGCAGCAGGCTGCCGTAGCCGAAGCCCGTGCAGGCGAGGACGATCACCAGGGCCCGCAGCAGCAGTTCGGCCAGCCAGTTCGCGCGCGCCCGCTCCGGGGTGATCCCGCGCTCCAGCCACAGCCGGAGCCGGTCGAAGGACCAGGCCGTGGCCCAGCCCATGAGCGGACGGAACAGCAGCCGGTCGGCGCACGCGCCGAAGGCGCCCCAGCGGGGCCGGTAGTCGTAGCCGGTCAGGAAGCGGACCCCGTCGCCGTCCGGGACGTACCGCCAGTAGCCGCTGCCCTCGGCGAGCAGCGAGAGCGGATGCGGGGAGGAGAAGCGCAGGGCGGAGGTGCGGGTGCCGTCGGGGCGCTCCTTCTCACCGGCCGAGACGCCGGTCCCGGCGATCGAGAGGCCGGGCAGGAGGCGCGTGGCGTACCGGAAGTGCTGCGGTTCCCCGTCGGCCCGCGGGAGGTAGTCGATGTCGGTGAAACGGAGGTCCCAGCGCTGATGCTCGGACGGCTCCTGGGTACGCGCCCACAGCTCGTCGAGATCGGCACGGATGCGCGCCTCCACGTAGAGATTGATCTGACCCATCTGATTCCCCCAGGTCAACCTGATGTTTGAGCGATCGCTCAAATTCTCTGGGGCAGAAGTTACACCTGTTTGAGCGATCGCTCAAACAGTGGGCACAAGAGAACCCCGGCCCGCGCGGGCCGGGGTTCACCAAAAAACGGGACCTCAGGGCTACTCGGCGAGATGCCGCTCCACCGTCGCCACCTTCGACGTCAGACCGTCCGTCACCCCGGGGCGGATGTCCGCCTTGAGAACCACGGACACGCGCGGGGCACGCGCCTCGACGGCCGCGACGGCGCGCTTCACCACGTCCATCACCTCGTCCCACTCCCCCTCGATCGAGGTGAACATCGCGTCGGTGCGGTGAGGCAGACCGGACTCGCGGACGACGCGGACGGCGTCGGCGACGTACTCCCCCACCTCTTCGCCGACCCCCAGCGGCGTCACGGAGAAGGCGACGATCACGAGGTCTTCACCGCCTGCTCCTGCCGGGCGCGGGAGGCGATGACCGCGTCCTCGGCCTCACGCCGGAGCTTGCGCTCGGCGAAGAAGCCGCCGGTCGGCAGGACCGAGAGGACGAAGTAGAGGGCGGCGGTGCTGGCGGACCACTTCGTGCGGTTCCAGGCGTCCGCCCAGAAGACCACGTACAGGACGAAGAGAACGCCGTGGACCATGCCCATGACCGGGACCGCGTTGAAGTCGGTGGTCCGCTTCAGCACCGAGCAGACGAGCAGAAGCAGGAAGGAGACCGCCTCCGGGGCGGAGACGAGACGGAGGCGGCGGAGGGCGCTGGCGGTCTTGAGGTCCACGGGTCACCTTCGGTGGGAGTTGCGTCGAGAGGGGGCCTGCCGGTTTGTGAACACATGCACAAACGTTCGTCCATTGTGGCAAACGGTTGAGCGGAGACAGCCCCGGGGGTCGGTGGAGACCGTGAGGAGTGGCTGTGCGATTCGTCTCCCTCATGACCCTGCCGGGCCTCGTGGCGCTGCTCACCCCGCTGGCCCCGGTCGACCAGCCGCCGCTCGGGACCGGCCGGTTCGCGCGCTGCCCTTAGGGGCTCGATCAGGGTCCTTCTCCACCCTCGGGCCCTGTCGGCAAGGCCTTGCCGCGGGCTACCTTCGCAGCGTGGCGATGTTCCGACTTCAGGGCAGCAAGGTGCTCGCCGTCGAGATGACCGGGGACGCCGTGAAGGCGAAGAACGGCTCGATGGTCGCGTACGACGGACAGATGGCGTTCAAGAAGCTCAGCGGTGGCGGTGAGGGCATCCGGGGAATGGTGACCCGGCGGATCACCGGTGAGCAGATGACGGTGATGGAGGTGAGGGGCCAGGGGACCTGCTGGTTCGCCGATCGCGCCTCCGAGATCAATCTCGTCGGTCTCCAGGGGGACAAGCTGTACGTGGAGTCGAGCAATCTGCTCGCGACCGACGCAGGGCTCAGGACGGGCACGAGCTTCACCGGGCTGCGCGGGCGCCTCGCAGGGCAACGGACTGTTCACGACGACCGTCGAGGGCCACGGCCAGGCGGCGATCACCTCGGACGGCCCGGCCGTGGTGCTGCGGGTCAGCCCGCAGTTCCCGCTGACCGTCGACCCGGGGGCGTACATCGCGCACCAGGGAAATCTGCGGCAGTCGTTCCAGTCCGGCGTGACGTTTCGCACGCTCATGGGCGAGGGCGGCGGCGAGGCCTTCCAGATCCGCTTCGAGGGCGACGGCCTGGTGTACGTCCAGCCCAGCGAGCGGAACACGATCGCGGGGGACGTCTGACATGACCTTCCGGGAGCTCAACTCGAAGATGGTCGAGGCGACCGTCGCGCCGGGACAGCGGCTGTTCAGTCAGCGCGGGGCGATGCTCGCCTACCGGGGCGAGGTGTCCTTCACCCCCAACATGAGCGGCGGCCAGGGCGGGCTGATGTCGATGATCGGTCGCCGGGTGGCGAACGAGGCGACACCGCTGATGACGGTCGAGGGCAGCGGCACCGTGCTGTTCGGGCACGGCGGCCATCACATCCAGGTGATCAACCTCGCCGGCGACACCCTCTGTGTGGAGGCGGACCGTCTCCTCGCCTTCGAGGGCACGCTGGAGCAGGGCACGATGTTCATGGGCTCCCAGGGCGGCGTCATGGGCATGGTGCGGGGCCAGGTCTCCGGGCAGGGGCTGTTCACCACCACGCTCAAGGGCCGCGGCGCGGTGGCCGTGATGGCGCACGGCGGAGTCATCGAGCTCCCCATCACCCCCCAGCGCCCGGTCCACGTCGACCCGCAGGCGTACGTCGCCCACCACGGCGACGTGCGCAACAAACTGTCGACCGCGCTCGGCTGGCGCGACATGGTGGGCCGCGGCTCCGGCGAGGCCTTCCAGCTGGAGCTCAGCGGCAACGGAGCGGTGTACGTCCAGGCCTCGGAGGAGAAGCTGTGAGCCACCACCCGGGCGCGGGTCCAACCGTGCACGACCCGACGACGCTGCCCTGCGACGACAACGTCAACAACTACACCTTCTGCGTGGAGCTCAAGGGGAGCCAGTGGTTCCTCCAGAAGGGGAAGATGATCGCCTACTACGGCTCGATCGACTTCAACGGCGTCGGGCACGGGCGACTGGACCGACTTGTCCGTACGTCCTTCCATTCGCCTCTGCACGCGAGCGACTGGGTCGTGGCGGAGGGCTCGGGCAAGATGCTCCTCGCCGACCGGGCCTTCGACGTGAACTCGTACGACCTGGAGAACGGCAATCTGACCATTCGCTCGGGCAATCTGCTCGCTTTTCAGCCAAGTCTCGCGCTCAAGCAGTCGATCGTGCCGGGATTTCTGACGCTGATCGGAACCGGAAAGTTCGTGGCCGCATCTAACGGCCCGGTGGTGTTCATGGAACCGCCGATCCGGGTGGACCCGCAGGCGCTGGTCGGCTGGGCCGACTGCCCGTCGCCGTGCCATCACTACGACCACGGCTACATGACCGGCCTGATGGGCGGTCTACGTGCGATGACGGGCCTCGGCGGGGCCTCCGGGGAGGAGCACCAGTTCGAGTTCGTGGGCGCCGGCACCGTACTGCTCCAGTCGTCCGAGACGCTGATGGCGGAGCAGGCGACGGGAGCCGTCCCGCATCAGGCCGGAGTACCCGGTTCCGGAGTGCCGCCCACAGGCCCTTCACAGCCTGCGGGCACACCGCGCCTTCCCGGACAGCTAGGAGACCTCCAGCGTCGCTTCGGGCTGTGAGCGGTAGTCTGCGGAGTGTGACGTCGAACGTGTGCACGCCGTCACGAACAAACCCTCACTAGTTCGCCTTTCAACTTCTTAGGTAGACTTCATTCATGGAGACCGAGACGGCCACGCGCTGGCTGACCGATGCGGAGCAGTGCGCCTGGCGCACCCACCTGGAGGTCAACAGGCTGTTGACGTACCAACTCGAGAAGGACCTACAGCCGTTCGGCCTGACTATGAACGACTACGAGATCCTGGTGAACCTCTCCGAGTCGGAGGACGTCCGGATGCGGATGAGCGATCTCGCGTCCGCCACCCTCCAGTCCAAGAGCCGGCTCTCGCACCAGATCACCCGGATGGAGAACGCGGACCTGGTGCGCCGGGAGAACTG
This DNA window, taken from Streptomyces sp. NBC_00663, encodes the following:
- a CDS encoding DUF3817 domain-containing protein: MDLKTASALRRLRLVSAPEAVSFLLLLVCSVLKRTTDFNAVPVMGMVHGVLFVLYVVFWADAWNRTKWSASTAALYFVLSVLPTGGFFAERKLRREAEDAVIASRARQEQAVKTS
- a CDS encoding AIM24 family protein, with the protein product MTFRELNSKMVEATVAPGQRLFSQRGAMLAYRGEVSFTPNMSGGQGGLMSMIGRRVANEATPLMTVEGSGTVLFGHGGHHIQVINLAGDTLCVEADRLLAFEGTLEQGTMFMGSQGGVMGMVRGQVSGQGLFTTTLKGRGAVAVMAHGGVIELPITPQRPVHVDPQAYVAHHGDVRNKLSTALGWRDMVGRGSGEAFQLELSGNGAVYVQASEEKL
- a CDS encoding AIM24 family protein translates to MSHHPGAGPTVHDPTTLPCDDNVNNYTFCVELKGSQWFLQKGKMIAYYGSIDFNGVGHGRLDRLVRTSFHSPLHASDWVVAEGSGKMLLADRAFDVNSYDLENGNLTIRSGNLLAFQPSLALKQSIVPGFLTLIGTGKFVAASNGPVVFMEPPIRVDPQALVGWADCPSPCHHYDHGYMTGLMGGLRAMTGLGGASGEEHQFEFVGAGTVLLQSSETLMAEQATGAVPHQAGVPGSGVPPTGPSQPAGTPRLPGQLGDLQRRFGL
- a CDS encoding MarR family winged helix-turn-helix transcriptional regulator, which translates into the protein METETATRWLTDAEQCAWRTHLEVNRLLTYQLEKDLQPFGLTMNDYEILVNLSESEDVRMRMSDLASATLQSKSRLSHQITRMENADLVRRENCESDRRGLYAVLTEHGLETMKKVAPHHVASVRRHFIDLVSPEALAELDKSLKPIAEHLRGHRGRP